The following DNA comes from Nilaparvata lugens isolate BPH unplaced genomic scaffold, ASM1435652v1 scaffold6882, whole genome shotgun sequence.
cgaagctataacaatttctattggatttcttattaattattttatatatcacatcaacactttcacgtttatTCACTGCACACTTTCGTTGCGCTATTTTTCCGCAAactatggcaggaaacgaccaggtcaatccaagtctgtcggacagcgaggacatctcacccgattgttcgccgccatccgcatctgccgccgcatccgccgatttccatcccaatgtactggatgatttatcttcgacgcaggtggaggagagctgcattctGGTGGAGGATACGTTGGTagcccaagagccggaggatGAAACATCAGAAGAGCACTCAGTCGATGACGTCTCAGAaacaggaactcccatttctcgcACCGTTGCTCGGATAAAAAACCAGCGGCTAACTGATAACCATGCACCCGCTCCCGCCATTGACTGGACCCTCATCCtgaaagaaataaggaaaaccaatgaagcaataaataaaacaaatgcagaaataaaaaacttaaatgaaaaaagcgaccaaacaaaggaagaattaaaggaagacaacaaacaacTAAAGGAAGATAACAAACaggcaaaggaagaattaaaaaaggaagttcaagaagcaaagaagGTAAACGAACAGGGTTTGGAGAAATTGAGTCAGCGGATGGATGTAGCATTCCGTGACACAGATAaaaccatcaaaaaattagctgagtgtctggataaatcaattttagaaacaaataaccgattggataggatatctgaagatatgcatatgggaaaaatcagcgtcgaagtcagcattaagaaacatatacatgtggagaaggatacaataaaggtggttaaagtcaaacaagcaagcgaacataacacatgtatggaaaaccaacccaccgagaatgtcaagactggagtcgcgccgcaccccgcagaaTGCCAAGAAGAGCCGGACGACATCgcccgccaagctgaggacgTCATCCAGGGCATAGAGGGACatcccgtaccaccgcgcgccggacaccaggaatCCAAGGACGCTGCCCGCCGagtggaagagcagcccggaccgccgaccgcccacatcaccatccatccaccgaggacagcgcctgcaacatatgaacccagcattcatgaagatagtccaataaacaatagaaatgaaatgGAAACATACAACAAATCAGAATCACAACCAAAACTGAAAACCTACAAATCAAAACAACGAACAAGAAGGATTACAATACGTCAAAGAAGAAAACCAActaatagaattcatctacATCGCTgtcatgttaggctaaaatcTTACATCACGATTCCTACCGACATGCAAGGAAAAAGGAAGACGATATCCagaagaacctacaaccaccgcagtcatgtccggttgaaatcaaacagactgtacaccgccatacaggaaagaaaaatatcatcaagaaaaacccacagacaccaccggcatgtcaggtttaaaaataacaaactacatgtcaccggtAAACAAAGAAGGACAACATTGGCTgaagagatctacctacttcgccggcacattcgttttaagccaagtttagtaaaacggatagttgcaaattagaatggaaacttgaaacaaataccgaaatcaaatttagatgggggcttgaggagAAAATAATTTCGGATTAACTGAAAAATTGCATTCGTGGAATACACCAActatcaaacttcttcatagtcacagcctacccaccgagtcatatctttgcagactagcatctttctactgcagcctaatcataatcaacataacctaaacttcgccgcatctcatctaataaacaacaatccacttcaaatgaagaaattattatcaactttaataacagaagaaaataaaactacaaaacgactctaaaaatttaccaacctgatcaagccatctgCCTCATGTTACagtcatcacagaaacaatcgcctggtacCATCTGCACaactggaaaacaaaaacaaaaattgtattatccacaga
Coding sequences within:
- the LOC120356485 gene encoding uncharacterized protein LOC120356485 isoform X2, with product MNAGFICCRRCPRWMDGDVGGRRSGLLFHSAGSVLGFLVSGARWYGMSLYALDDVLSLAGDVVRLFLAFCGVRRDSSLDILG
- the LOC120356485 gene encoding uncharacterized protein LOC120356485 isoform X1; protein product: MDGDVGGRRSGLLFHSAGSVLGFLVSGARWYGMSLYALDDVLSLAGDVVRLFLAFCGVRRDSSLDILGGLVFHTCVMFACLFDFNHLYCILLHMYMFLNADFDADFSHMHIFRYPIQSVICF